From Ramlibacter tataouinensis, the proteins below share one genomic window:
- the fdh3B gene encoding formate dehydrogenase FDH3 subunit beta — translation MARMKFICDSERCIECNGCVTACKNEHEVPWGVNRRRVVTLNDGVPGERSISVACMHCSDAPCMAVCPVNCFYRTDEGVVLHDKDVCIGCGYCSYACPFGAPQFPSAGNFGVRGKMDKCTFCAGGPEANGSQAEFEKYGRNRLAEGKLPACAEMCSTKALIAGDGDVVADIFRNRVIKRGKGAEAWGWGTAYGSKQAGQPQGGKS, via the coding sequence ATGGCACGAATGAAATTCATCTGTGACTCCGAACGCTGCATCGAATGCAACGGTTGCGTCACGGCCTGCAAGAACGAACACGAGGTCCCCTGGGGCGTGAACCGGCGCCGGGTGGTCACGCTCAATGACGGCGTGCCGGGCGAGCGCTCGATCTCGGTGGCCTGCATGCACTGCTCGGACGCGCCCTGCATGGCGGTGTGCCCGGTCAACTGCTTCTACCGCACGGACGAGGGCGTGGTGCTGCACGACAAGGACGTGTGCATCGGCTGCGGCTACTGCAGCTATGCCTGCCCGTTCGGTGCGCCGCAGTTCCCGTCGGCCGGCAACTTCGGCGTGCGCGGCAAGATGGACAAGTGCACCTTCTGCGCCGGCGGCCCCGAGGCCAACGGATCGCAGGCCGAGTTCGAAAAGTACGGACGCAACCGCCTGGCCGAAGGCAAGCTTCCGGCCTGCGCGGAGATGTGCTCGACCAAGGCGCTGATCGCCGGCGACGGCGATGTGGTGGCCGATATCTTCCGCAACCGCGTCATCAAGCGCGGCAAGGGCGCCGAGGCCTGGGGTTGGGGCACTGCCTACGGCTCCAAGCAGGCGGGCCAGCCGCAGGGAGGCAAGTCATGA
- a CDS encoding formate dehydrogenase subunit alpha, whose product MLLTKKSSGVHDATRSPFVHSLQRGLSQAIPTMDRRAFLRRSGLGVGAGIAATQLTLVTKAKANGTGGVVGEGKIEVRRTVCSHCSVGCAIDAVVENGVWVRQEPVFDSPINLGAHCAKGAAIREHGHGEYRLRYPMKLVDGKYQRISWDQALNEISAKILELRKASGPEAMYWIGSSKHSNEQSYLMRKFVSLWGSNNCDHQARICHSTTVSGVANTWGYGAMTNSYNDMQNSKCALYIGSNAAEAHPVSMLHMLHAKENGTKMIVADPRFTRTAAKADEYVRIRSGSDIPFLFGVLYHVFKNGWEDKKYINDRVYGMEDVRKDVMAKWTPDKVEEACGVPEATVYKVAEMMAKNRPSTIVWCMGQTQHSIGNAMVRASCILQLALGNIGVSGGGANIFRGHDNVQGATDVGPNPDSLPGYYGIVEGSWRHYAKVWGVDYDWIKGRFANVGMMSKPGITVSRWIDGVLEKNELIDQDPNLRGVVYWGHAPNSQTRGVEMKRAMDKLDLLVVIDPYPSATAAMAAMPGKPEDLNPNRAVYLLPAATQFETSGSVTASNRSLQWREKVIEPLWESRSDHMIMYQLAEKLGFGKELVKNYKMQKVKGMDEPLPDDILREINKSNWTIGYTGQSPERLQAHMRNMSAFDVKTLRAKGNVKDKVNGYDLTGDYFGLPWPCFGTPELKHPGTHVLYNPSLHVMDGGGNFRANFGVERNGVNLLAEDGSASLGADIQTGYPEFDHVLLKKLGWWSELTDAEKAAAEGKNWKTDLSGGIIRVVMKNHGCHPFGNAKARAVVWNFPDAIPQHREPIYSTRPDLVAKYPTHDDKKAFWRLPTLYKTLQQKNIEDKVAQKFPLILTSGRLTEYEGGGEETRSNPWLAELQQEAFVEINPQAATERSIRHGDRVWLVSPTGARLNVQALVTERVGPDTVWMPFHFSGRWLGADMLAYYPSGAAPVVRGEAVNTATTYGYDSVTMMQETKTTICQIERA is encoded by the coding sequence ATGTTGCTGACAAAGAAATCGAGCGGCGTGCACGATGCTACGCGCTCGCCTTTCGTGCATAGCCTGCAGCGGGGCCTGTCGCAGGCCATCCCCACCATGGACCGCCGCGCATTCCTGCGCCGCTCCGGGCTGGGTGTGGGCGCCGGCATTGCTGCCACGCAATTGACCCTGGTGACCAAGGCCAAGGCCAACGGCACCGGCGGGGTCGTGGGCGAAGGCAAGATCGAGGTCAGGCGCACCGTCTGCAGCCACTGCTCGGTGGGTTGCGCGATCGACGCTGTCGTCGAGAACGGCGTGTGGGTGCGCCAGGAACCGGTGTTCGATTCGCCGATCAACCTGGGTGCCCACTGCGCCAAGGGCGCGGCGATCCGCGAGCACGGCCACGGCGAATACCGCCTGCGCTACCCGATGAAGCTGGTGGACGGCAAGTACCAGCGCATCAGCTGGGACCAGGCCCTGAACGAGATCAGCGCCAAGATCCTGGAGCTGCGCAAGGCAAGCGGCCCCGAGGCCATGTACTGGATCGGCTCGTCCAAGCACAGTAACGAGCAGTCCTACCTGATGCGCAAGTTCGTCAGCCTCTGGGGCAGCAACAACTGCGACCACCAGGCGCGCATCTGCCACTCCACCACGGTGTCCGGCGTCGCCAACACCTGGGGCTACGGCGCGATGACGAACTCGTACAACGACATGCAGAACAGCAAGTGCGCGTTGTACATCGGCTCGAACGCCGCCGAGGCGCACCCGGTCAGCATGCTGCACATGCTGCACGCCAAGGAAAACGGCACCAAGATGATCGTGGCCGATCCGCGCTTCACCCGCACCGCGGCCAAGGCGGACGAGTACGTGCGCATCCGCTCGGGTTCCGACATCCCCTTCCTGTTCGGCGTGCTCTATCACGTGTTCAAGAACGGCTGGGAAGACAAGAAGTACATCAACGACCGCGTCTACGGCATGGAGGACGTCCGCAAGGACGTGATGGCCAAGTGGACGCCGGACAAGGTCGAAGAGGCCTGCGGCGTGCCCGAGGCCACGGTCTACAAGGTCGCCGAGATGATGGCCAAGAACCGGCCGTCGACCATCGTGTGGTGCATGGGCCAGACCCAGCACAGCATCGGCAACGCCATGGTGCGCGCCTCCTGCATCCTGCAGCTGGCCCTGGGCAACATCGGTGTGTCGGGCGGCGGCGCCAACATCTTCCGCGGCCACGACAACGTGCAGGGCGCCACCGACGTCGGTCCCAACCCCGACTCGCTGCCCGGCTACTACGGCATCGTCGAAGGCTCGTGGCGCCACTACGCCAAGGTCTGGGGCGTGGACTACGACTGGATCAAGGGGCGCTTTGCCAACGTGGGCATGATGAGCAAGCCGGGGATCACGGTCTCGCGCTGGATCGACGGGGTGCTCGAGAAGAACGAGCTGATCGACCAGGATCCGAACCTGCGCGGCGTCGTGTACTGGGGCCACGCGCCCAACTCGCAGACGCGCGGCGTCGAGATGAAGCGGGCGATGGACAAGCTCGACCTGCTGGTGGTGATCGATCCCTACCCGTCGGCCACCGCCGCGATGGCGGCCATGCCGGGCAAGCCGGAGGACCTCAATCCCAACCGGGCGGTCTACCTGCTGCCGGCGGCCACGCAGTTCGAGACCAGCGGCTCGGTGACGGCCTCGAACCGCTCGCTGCAATGGCGCGAGAAGGTGATCGAGCCGCTGTGGGAAAGCCGCAGCGACCACATGATCATGTACCAGCTGGCCGAAAAACTCGGATTCGGCAAGGAGCTGGTCAAGAACTACAAGATGCAGAAGGTCAAGGGCATGGACGAGCCCCTGCCGGACGACATCCTGCGCGAGATCAACAAGTCGAACTGGACCATCGGCTACACCGGCCAGAGTCCCGAGCGCCTGCAGGCGCACATGCGCAACATGTCGGCTTTCGACGTCAAGACGCTGCGGGCCAAGGGCAACGTCAAGGACAAGGTCAATGGCTACGACCTGACGGGCGACTACTTCGGCCTGCCGTGGCCGTGCTTCGGCACGCCGGAACTCAAGCACCCCGGCACCCACGTCCTGTACAACCCCTCGCTGCACGTGATGGACGGCGGCGGCAACTTCCGCGCGAACTTCGGCGTCGAACGCAACGGCGTGAACCTGCTGGCCGAGGACGGCTCCGCCTCCCTGGGCGCGGACATCCAGACCGGCTACCCCGAATTCGATCACGTGCTGCTCAAGAAACTGGGCTGGTGGTCTGAACTCACCGACGCCGAGAAGGCGGCGGCAGAAGGCAAGAACTGGAAGACCGACCTCTCGGGCGGGATCATCCGGGTGGTGATGAAGAACCACGGCTGCCACCCGTTCGGCAATGCCAAGGCGCGCGCGGTGGTCTGGAACTTCCCGGACGCCATCCCGCAGCACCGCGAGCCGATCTACAGCACGCGGCCCGACCTGGTCGCCAAGTACCCCACCCACGACGACAAGAAGGCGTTCTGGCGCCTGCCGACGCTGTACAAGACGCTGCAGCAGAAGAACATCGAGGACAAGGTGGCGCAGAAGTTCCCGCTGATCCTGACCTCGGGGCGCCTGACCGAGTACGAGGGCGGCGGCGAGGAAACGCGCTCGAATCCCTGGCTGGCCGAGCTGCAGCAGGAAGCCTTCGTCGAGATCAACCCGCAGGCGGCCACCGAGCGCAGCATCCGGCACGGCGACCGCGTCTGGCTGGTCAGCCCGACCGGCGCGCGGCTGAACGTGCAGGCCCTGGTCACCGAGCGCGTGGGCCCGGACACGGTGTGGATGCCGTTCCACTTCTCGGGGCGCTGGCTGGGCGCCGACATGCTGGCCTACTACCCCAGCGGGGCGGCGCCGGTGGTGCGTGGCGAGGCGGTGAATACCGCCACGACCTACGGCTACGACAGCGTCACCATGATGCAAGAGACCAAGACCACGATCTGCCAGATCGAACGGGCCTGA
- a CDS encoding formate dehydrogenase accessory sulfurtransferase FdhD — protein sequence MSLPFLTEANVPLTREIETVNEHGERSTTSIPAERPLTVYVDRQELVTLMTLGARPEWLVLGYLRNQRLVRSVDEVESITVDWEVGAAAVKTRRGIADLKQRTARRVVTTGCGQGSVFGGLMDEIESIQLPEAGITQAQLYGILNAIRLQESTYKSAGSVHGCALFEGERLLLFIEDVGRHNAIDTIAGWMWLQGIADARDKVFYTTGRLTSEMIIKSAQIGVPVVVSRSGTTQMGYEIAQRLGLCAIGRATNKHFLCYTAAHRLQLQPELAAATLRVA from the coding sequence ATGTCCCTGCCCTTCCTTACCGAGGCCAACGTTCCGCTCACGCGCGAGATCGAAACCGTCAACGAGCACGGCGAGCGCAGCACCACCTCGATCCCGGCCGAGCGGCCGCTGACGGTCTATGTGGACCGGCAGGAACTCGTCACGCTGATGACCCTGGGCGCGCGGCCCGAATGGCTGGTGTTGGGTTACCTGCGCAACCAGCGGCTGGTGCGCTCGGTGGACGAGGTGGAATCGATCACCGTCGATTGGGAGGTTGGCGCGGCCGCCGTCAAGACCCGGCGCGGCATCGCCGACCTGAAGCAGCGCACCGCGCGCCGCGTGGTGACCACCGGCTGCGGGCAGGGCAGCGTGTTCGGCGGGCTCATGGACGAGATCGAATCGATTCAGCTGCCTGAAGCGGGCATCACCCAGGCGCAGCTGTACGGCATCCTCAATGCCATCCGCCTTCAGGAGAGCACGTACAAGTCGGCCGGCTCGGTGCATGGCTGCGCACTGTTCGAAGGCGAGCGGCTGCTGCTGTTCATCGAGGACGTGGGCCGCCACAACGCCATCGACACCATCGCCGGCTGGATGTGGCTGCAGGGCATCGCGGATGCGCGCGACAAGGTGTTCTACACGACGGGGCGCCTGACCAGCGAGATGATCATCAAGTCGGCCCAGATCGGCGTGCCCGTCGTGGTCTCGCGCAGCGGCACCACGCAAATGGGCTACGAGATCGCGCAGCGCCTCGGCCTCTGCGCCATCGGGCGCGCGACCAACAAGCATTTCCTGTGCTATACCGCCGCGCACCGCCTGCAGCTGCAGCCCGAGTTGGCGGCGGCCACGCTGCGCGTGGCCTGA
- a CDS encoding formate dehydrogenase subunit gamma — MRALRSLLLAGLLGVALGAGAQAPKQDEVPSAPATPAAPGGIQSQNIFDVKPEVKPDASSDPKYLEQGNAERNKVQPGNNSPMWRGVEKGIEGFTSYPRDKYPEAGVLIQAPVQYPGSRFVSAGEAWRQVRNNWLLPYGGALVIIFAVALAIFYFARGPIGHQDAVGGGGRRIERFTPFERAAHWTNAIAFCVLAISGLVMAFGRFFLVPVLGLQLNGWLTYALKNLHNFFGPLFAVSLVVVIITFIKDELPRRGDLGWLLKVSGVFRRSWQEPPTHRFNAGEKVVFWLGVVLLGVVVVASGLVLDKLVPSIEYLRGTMQTAHMIHLAAAVLMICLTGFHIYLGTVGMRGAYAAMRHGYVDEAWAREHHAYWAEDIAAGKIPAERSQQPVIPSDQARPA; from the coding sequence ATGCGGGCGCTCAGATCGTTGCTGCTGGCCGGTTTGCTGGGCGTTGCACTGGGCGCCGGCGCGCAGGCGCCTAAACAGGACGAGGTGCCCTCGGCGCCGGCGACGCCCGCCGCACCGGGCGGTATCCAGAGCCAGAACATCTTCGACGTCAAGCCCGAGGTCAAACCCGACGCGAGCTCGGATCCGAAGTACCTCGAGCAGGGCAATGCCGAGCGCAACAAGGTCCAGCCCGGCAATAACTCGCCGATGTGGCGCGGCGTGGAAAAAGGCATCGAGGGCTTCACCAGCTATCCGCGCGACAAGTATCCGGAAGCCGGTGTCCTGATCCAGGCGCCAGTGCAGTATCCGGGTTCGCGATTCGTGTCAGCCGGGGAAGCCTGGCGGCAGGTGCGCAACAACTGGCTGCTGCCCTACGGCGGCGCGCTGGTGATTATTTTTGCCGTCGCGCTGGCTATCTTTTACTTCGCGCGCGGACCCATCGGCCACCAAGACGCGGTGGGTGGCGGGGGGCGGCGCATTGAGCGTTTCACACCCTTCGAGCGCGCGGCGCACTGGACCAACGCCATCGCCTTCTGCGTGCTGGCGATCTCCGGCCTGGTGATGGCCTTCGGCAGGTTCTTCCTGGTGCCGGTGCTGGGCCTGCAGCTGAACGGCTGGCTGACCTATGCGCTGAAGAACCTGCACAACTTCTTCGGCCCGCTGTTCGCGGTCTCGCTGGTGGTGGTGATCATCACCTTCATCAAGGATGAGCTCCCGCGCCGCGGCGACCTGGGCTGGCTGTTGAAAGTGAGCGGCGTGTTCAGGCGATCCTGGCAGGAGCCGCCCACGCACCGGTTCAACGCAGGCGAAAAGGTCGTGTTCTGGCTGGGCGTGGTGTTGCTGGGCGTGGTGGTGGTCGCTTCGGGCCTGGTGCTGGACAAGCTGGTGCCTTCCATCGAGTACCTGCGTGGCACCATGCAGACGGCGCACATGATTCACCTGGCTGCGGCGGTGCTGATGATCTGCCTGACGGGTTTCCACATCTACCTCGGCACCGTCGGCATGCGAGGTGCCTATGCAGCGATGCGCCACGGCTACGTGGACGAAGCCTGGGCGCGCGAGCACCACGCCTACTGGGCCGAAGACATCGCAGCCGGAAAAATCCCGGCCGAGCGCAGCCAGCAGCCGGTGATCCCCAGCGACCAGGCACGGCCCGCCTGA